Within Dromaius novaehollandiae isolate bDroNov1 chromosome 15, bDroNov1.hap1, whole genome shotgun sequence, the genomic segment CGAAAGCAACTGATGTCTGGGCAGCTCTCAGCTCTTCCTCACTGAGGACctgttaaaatttcaaaatagGAGAGGGGTCAGAAGGAGGAACACTGTGCCAGCAGCACACAGCTCAGGTGAAAGCCCAGGCAGCTAAAGGGGTTTTACCCACAGGGTCCTCAGCCCCCAGCTCACACATGTCTTTACAACAAGGCCGCACAACAAACATTCAGCCCCCGCCATCCTTAGACCGCATATTGGACAATCCAAGCACTCATAAAAACTTTCCCTGAAGGAATAGCACTTTGTTAGCACGCTAAAGCACTTTGTGCCTAAGTCACATGAGCCCTAGggagattttcttcttttcccatgaTGGCACCTCACCCTAACTGCTCCCAGATAACAACACTGATTTTGTCCACAACCCACACCACCTCCCGGGCAGTTTGCCAGTATCTGTGTTTTCAGCTTGCATCCATACTGTGGAAATCGCAAGTCTGTGAAGAAACCTGGGAATTCCTTAGGAAGGATAAGCAATTCATCATACCTTGTCTCGTTCCTTGTCTTTCAGCTTGTCCATGGCTCGTTTCAGCCCTTCTTCCAGCAGATCTATAAGACGCACTGTATCCCCTGAACGAGTTTTGAACTTTTTCCTGAAAACACACAGCCAAAATGACTGCCTGAAAAGACACAAAACACTCCTGCCCTCCCTCTAGGACTCCACATGTGCCCAGGCAGCTCCAGGCCACTCATCCTTCTTGAAGATATTGACACTGCTCAGACAGCTACACCTAGCAGAAAGTAAAAGTGTGGAAATCTGTCAAAACACCCATGGAGTGCAGCCATGAAAGCTCAAGACGGTCAGGAAGACCTGTCTCAGTCCCGTGTGTTAGGCAGGACGCAATACCGATGCCAGACCCCAGCCTAGTTCAGCAGTTCATCTTTATTCTtacaacaaacaaacatacaGCAAAACCACTCAGTCTGCAACTGCATGTAACAGTTACAGAGTGCACTGGTTTAACTGCACCTTCACAGATACCTAAGACCAACTCTGGAGTACGAAGGGCCTGGCCTGCGGCCAAGGACACAGAGGTTCTGTTCCTGCCTTTCACTGTACCTGCCACGAGGCAGGTAGAAAATAAAGGCAATTGCAGCCTTTATCCTCCCCATCTTCCATTGTTCCCATCAGCTTCCTCGGCACTTCCACCAGCCATTCCCACTGGCAACATGGGTACCCTCCCCAACTGCCaagcagcagaagccaggccgaGCAGGGAGCCTCACTACAGCACCAGTGACTGTGTGCGTCAAAGGACCGTGACGTGTGCTCACAGCTACACATAACAGCATCgaatgtgggctttttttttttttttttttggcatgctACATACATACTTTTCAACAAACAGGGAAAAGCAAGTCTTCTGCATTCACTCAAACATCCTCTTCAGAGCAGATACAGAGAAAAACTTCATTCAGAGACTTACTTGTCCTCTCCCAGCACCACTCCGAATGCAGCATGGGCCACTCTGGTCACTTTGGGATCATACCAGCCGATCATCTGTCCAGCTGCAAACACTGTTTGCAAATGCACCGACTGCGGGGAACAAATTCAACCAGTTCTCAACCCACCCCTTCAGGTACGTTTTTCTTCCCAAATGTCTCCTGCACCCACACCAAGATCACAAAGGACAAGATAAACATTCCTAAGGCTCACATCGCTTACAGCCTTATCTCCTTCACAATGAAACTTGAAATGATTTTAGCTTCACAGACAACTTCCAGTTGGGAAAGCCCCACTTTGTTCAAAGACCTTTCCTGAGCAACCATAAATTCCCATCACCACTCGGATATGGTGCGGACAACCTCACGGCCCTTGCATTTCCTCAGGTAAGGACAGTCTGTATAAACAGTACAAATCTCATTTTGGGATTAATCTGCTGAGATTCAGACATCACTCACTCCCAGGTGACAAGGTCTCCCTACTCATTTGGTTCTACGTGCTCTCCACAGAAATCACCAGTCACCAAACTAGGCTCACAGTTACACCaagaaggacaagaggcaatataCCAAGCTGAAAACCCCTACAGTGTTGTACCTACGTTACTCTTGCACCCATCATTTAACACACCTGAGGACCTGTAGCAGCAGTGACAGCCAAGGTTGACATACTCACCTGCCCACTATCGACAACATAGATAATGATATCTGCCTTCTCCTCACACAGCCTGTGTCTAAGAGCGGCTAAGTCGGATGTGTCGTATGTGTAGCCTCCATCTGATTTCATGATTGTCAAGGGGACTGAGCAACCTGGGACAAAGACGATCTTCCGCCCATCATCCACCTGGACGAATCCTAGAAAAGCAATGGAATAAATGGCCTGTCATATCGCATAGGGAGTTTGCAGGACAGGATGGGCAGAAACACTTCCCTTCCTAGATGCCACCAGGAAGAAAAGGCCACTCACATTCCAAATAACAGCgcaaattatgaaaaaaaaagaagaagaagagaaactCCCTCCCTAGTCATCTCACATTCTGCACTGCACTTTCAGAACTCAGACAACTATGCACAAACAAGCAGATCTGGCCTTACCAAAAGAGACCTAATCAGATTTAAAACCTCATGTCACTGCCATCCAGATCCACCTTTACAGCCACAAAAACAGCATCACAAAATGGGGCATTAAAGGCAACAGAAACTCTAAGGAAATGAATACTAgcagaagagacagcagagaTCAAACTGGTCAGAAGACTACAGATGCCAAGAGTCAAGGTAGTCACTGACTGCATATCCGGACAGGAACACGTAAACCCAGAGATTCCTTACGGCCCATCTGGCTTCTTGCCAGCCTGAAGGTCAACATGATCCtaaaatgccactgtccccacaGAGATTTCTCAGGTGCAAGCTCTCTTTCTGTGATGTGATTAGGCAGGAAGCAGCCAAAGCACATTACAGTAGTTGCAACACTAACACTGGGAAGTCTGTCATGTATCGCTCCTTGACTATTTATTGAGGCTAGAATAAATTCCAGTAGCACCTCATGCTATTTCCTACAAATATCACACAAAAAGATTAAAGCTTTCTGGAATGATCCATACAAGAATAAATTCTGCCAAAGCCTCTCCAGGAGGAACTCCACAAAAGATCCACTCAGGAAACATCGCTGAGAAAAAGAACAAGTGTGGGGAACATGCAACTCGGAAAACATCAGTCCTGAGCCTTGCCAAACAGGAGCGAGGTTACCTCGCTGATCCTGACAAGTGCAGAATTATTCCAAGACCGAAAGCCTCACCTTTGTCTTCAAATTCTTGCACAATGTCTTTCATCATTTCCTGGTAGTACGATTCCCCTCTCTCTGTGAGTGTAATGTCCAAGCAGGTGTAGATTTTCTGAAACTCTTGAGGagggaaacagaacaaaatacttTCATTAAATGCATGCAGTGAGAATTAGTGACATTTATTTACCGATGGGCACAGCAAGtccttgaagattaaaaaaaaaaaaaagtctcttggtCAAGCTATCAGAATAGGGCTCAAAGTAGGACTCGGGAGACAAAAGATTTAGCTGCACTCTCTTCAGAGAGCCCAATGCTTTGGTTgtattgcctttttattttaagcttctCACAGAAGTGTGGcagtgatttctttaaaaaaaataaaaaaaaacatgggGGAGGGACTCATACACAAAGTGAGGAAAGCCATACCATTCTATTCCTGAGTCAAGTGTATCTGTATCTGGCAAACTCACCTTTCCGAGACACGTCGCATATCAGGTTCCATGCTTTGATGAAGTCCGGGTTTTTGCTCTGCAGCATCACCACACATTGGTAGGCACGCTTCTTGAATTCCTCCTCTGTGTCAAATCTCCTCTTGGATTCCTGTGGTGAAACACACTACATGAAAAAAGCACCTGCTTCCCCCTAAAACACAAATATTCATAACAGACTCTCAAATCATTCTTGTCTCAAATGACAGAGGCAGCATGCCTACAAAGTCCTTAAATGTGCCCCAAACCAAAAGCTCAAGACAAGATACAGCACACTTCTTTACCTATTAGTAGGTAATTGCCGTAATCTATTAAGAGTGATACACTTTGTTTCTCCAGAACTACACTGCAAATTTACAAAGACCCTCAATCTGCTTTTCAGATGTCAACATAAATATCACACTTATTTGCTAAGAGTACCTTGTAGAAAGCTTGGAGATCCCCGATGGGAGGAGAAATGGTCAAGTAATCTGGAAATTTGTCTTGGAGGTGAGCAATGAGCATTCCAAACTGGGTGCCCCAATCTCCTAAATGGTTTAACCTTGAAGCaattaaaaagggaaatgttttctcaaatatatattttaaaatacagatattttaatatatatattttaaaagaagaaacgcACCTAATATCAGAAACCAAAAACAGGCAAAAGCCCCTGATTTCAGTGCAATGAGGTTGTCCTCACGTTGCTACACTTGCTCAGCTTGCTATCTTAGTCTTGCTATCAAGGATTATTTGTTATGTGCTTATAAAAAAGACCGATATAGATCAAAGCATACAGATAGGTACTGCAGAAATTTAGCGAGACAAGCCCTCCCCACCCAAACGCTGACTCTCACCTCAAAACATCGTAACCTGCAAACTCGAACAGGCGGCACATACTGTCTCCAATGATGGTTGACCGCAGGTGACCAACGTGCATCTCCTTTGCGATGTTAGGGGAAGAGAAATCCACCACCACCTTAGACGcagcaacaaaggaaaaaatgaataaaagacaAAGACCATTACTACATCCCACGTGTTCAGGGTGGGTTTCTCCGGGTGGGGGGAGGGCTCCCCTCTGCTGACCCGCAGGGCCCTGTGCTGCGCTGCCAGCAGCgcacagcagcagagaggcagggaTCATTCCCACGCTGACGCTCCCAGACCAGCTCAGTACCACACGCTGCCCCCAGGAGCCCCCGGCCCTAACCTGCATCCATCTCATCCACTGTAACAACCAGCCGACGTGCCCACCCACCTACTCAGCATATCCCCTCACGGGACAGTTTCAAAACTACCTGCAGCACGTGCGACCCATAGGTGGGCAGGATGCCTACGTGCTTACTGCCAtacctttttccttttgccaAGAGCTGGTGGTTGAACTCCATTCACCAGTAAACTGCTCAGCTGCTTTGATACAAAATCTTTTCTCAAGTGGACATTGATAAAACCTTCAGAAGAGAAAACCAGCAATGAGCACTAGGGCTGCAAAAGTGCCTCagaccactccccccaccccgttCCCTTGGATCTCTGTTTCCTTGCATCAAGGACAAGAGCATATGAAGTTAGCTTGACACGACAAAACCATTTTCAGCAACAGGACAACAAAGCTGTCGCTAAAATACAATTTCTATTCACAGATTACGAGAGCCTGTTTCACACAACTATAGCCTTCACTGCAAGAGTCAGATTGTGCAAGCTAGACCATTGACATGACTTGTTTTTGCACACTGCCACTCACAGATGAATTTGTAAAAACGTTctttaagagaaatgaaataatattGCCAGGGTCTGCAGAATATAGTCCTTGGATAGGTACAAGGGCAACAAACTCTTTTGTCTCCCCTCCTTTTAAAGCAGCATCCCAAAATACATAGCACATCCCAAGCACCCTGAAAGGCTGCACCATGTGATTTCTGTGTGTATGCTGCAGGAGCGCAAGCCCTCTTACTTCTTCCTGGGTCACAGGGACACGAGAGATGCAGCAATTATTAACCTCCACCGCCCCCTGTCAGTGCTGAGGGGGCAAGGCCTCCTCACCGGGCGAGCAACAGCAAACGCACCAGGTCTCAGCCGAAAGGGCACACCGATTTCTGCAGCGAATTCACCGGATATTCGTCACTGATACCTTAAAGGCCAAAACTGATCACTTGAGGATCAGCAGGATGTTTTCTAAGTAGAGGGGCCAGGATTGTGCTTGTCAGTTCTAAAACAAACTAAGGTAGATTTTCTGCTGCTGCCCAAGTCTGAGGGCTATAAACCTCATCCAGACAGAGAAAGCTGAATCACCTCATAACTCTAGTTTTACATCACAGAACGGTCAAACTCAGCTCAGCTTCCCTGAATTGCAGTGTCAGCTTTAAAACATACAAGGGTCGTAACATGAAACTATCGTACCAGGACCGGCGATTTCAACCTTCTCGATGCAGTCATTGGCAGGAATATTTTTCGAAATCTTCTCAGCGATTTCTCTCGGGCTGACCTTCTGTTCCGTGGTTTTGAGCAGTATCTGAAACACAGCAAGAGGGTCCAGTAAAATCTGATCCTGCAAAACTTTCTATAGAATGAAACAGAAAGCATAGATCCTGCTGCCTTAAAATATCCTCGAGAGTCTGTAGCTCAGTAATGCAGACACATACAGAGAAAACCCTCCCTAACAGATTTTGCAGATTACATTAGCTCTTTCTATGCATAAATCTAACTAGTCTAACATGTTCACTCCCTCACACTATGGGCAATGAAAGGGTAGTACCAAATGTAAAAAACTTGTCAGGCTATTTTTCAACACATGTCAAGTGCTTCGGCAAATCTGGATTTCTTTAAACTAGTAGAAAGGGACAAACTCTTCAACGTAGCTACCACAGTCCTTAGCATTGCTTCAAAATCTTGTTCATCAGTCCTACATGTATCCTCAGTACTGCCAAgcttcacttctgaaaattttaaactGCACCTACAGTAGGTGCTGAGTGCACTTTTCAGAGCAAGTTTGCTAATTCATGATTTAAAGCAACCAAAGCAAACCTCCTTCAATCCTTCAGTCCTTAGACTCAAAAAAATAATCAACAACCCGAGCTACCAAGGATGACCTTAACACTGCCTGTTCTTCTTTAAAATGCATCAGAAGAACTGCCTGGGAAGTAGTTCGCCTTCTCCCTCCAGGCAGAAATGGCCTCCTAGGAGAAACTCCAACGGTACGATACAAGCTCACACCCCCTAGGTTACTCCACAATTTATCTGTCCGTTCCAGAAGCATCTTTTCACATAGCTTTTTGCAATTCTTAAAAAAGCAGCCTTTAGAAGGACCACAAATTGTCCACAAAAACCTACAATTCTGTGAGCCAGCACAATCCGTCCCTTGTAAAACACTCCATTCACACTGTATAAAATCTGCCAGACCGACGTGTTTCTGAACACATTTCTTATGagaattcttaaaaatattttccattcttgCTGCGACATGTTTGAAAATGATCTACCACCTCGCTCCCATGAGGGCCACAAAGAGCACGCCGCTCTCTGTCAGTTCACAATTTACACTCACTCCTGGCTTGTGGTCTGCTGAAAACAGGACTTCACACAAGTTTCAGTTTCATGCTTAACCTGCCATATATTTGGGCACAACAGGATCCTTACAGGCTGGTAAAGGCTTAGAATGGGGAAGAAGAGAACACCTCTAGCAGTCACCTTCAATGCTACTCAAACTGCAAACTGTAGGAAAAATAAACACACCACCAGATTACAGGCAATGTTATCTGAATCATTCCAAAAACAGGCACCACGCTGCTATTACTCTAAGGAGCGAGCATTGCTCCTGGCTCAAACCCCAGGCGTTAATACGCTAACGAGCTCATGGGAAAACAATACACATTTGTGAGGGCCGTTTCCACATTGGCGCGTTGAACGGAGAGGTTGCCGCCTGGCACGTCTCAGTGCTGCCCGGGAGTCAGGGCACTTCCTGCTCCTCTTGCAGCCGTGGTGACCAGCGTTCCAGCTCCGCGCAGGACCGGGAGGGATGTCTTGCTTGTTCGGCAAGGTTGAAGGGCAGACGTGCCACGGTGAAGTCCCTAAAACTGAGGGCAAAGGGGAAGTACACAACCAGCTGCTCTCGGAAATGACAGCACAGCATCCCTTGGCTCTGCTGCATGATTACACTGTGAGCGTGCTACACGTGTGAGTACTCCCAAGCTCAGGCCTAGCCCATACCTTTCTGGGAACAAACCCTGCCTACCTTTCTGGGAACAAACTCTGCAGCCAAGCCTGTTCTAGGAACCTTTATCCATCGGTACTGCTGACAATCCCGAATGAGAAACCCTGCCTCAAAGGCCCTCAAATGCAGGGGACTTTGGACACCGAGTTATGCAAACAGTGTCGACATTGAGAAGCCAGGACTGCTCGAGAATCCCAGCAGCAACTTAATTGGGGTAAAACAGCGGTCAAAAAAATGGCAAAGCTCTGGAAGTTTGTGTCAGTGCAGTCACCCAGGGTATTCCTCTGGCTGGAGCCCAGGCACAGTATGCTAATGAGACCGAAGGAAGACGGCACGTATTTGTGAGGGCTGTTTCTGCCCTGGCGCTTCAGACCAGGAGCCTGACGGCTGGCACGTATTGATGCTGCCCCGAAGTCAAACTCACTGCAGCAGGACAATGCACAGCAGCCACAGACAGCAAGCTGGGGCGAGCAGGATTTCACGTATTGCAGTGCAAGTCCGATGTCACAATTCACGGTCTAATCTTCATCAATGAAAGGGAATTAACAACAGACTACTTAAAAGTTCCTCCTGTTGAGATTGCAGGTTACAAAATAAAAGATCTATGATTACAAAGAGTCTATTTATTTACTCGAAGGTATCAATATATTGAAAGTTCGGATGCTTTCACACCTAGACTAGAATTTGCtaccttctccctctcccttgcccAGAGCCTGGTTTCACTTAAATATAGTCCCACCCCACTGAGCAACTCCCAGACTGTCTGGGTCCTCTCTGACCAAAGATCATCCAGACAGCAGCAATGCCGTAACTTTCAAAATAACCCTGCTGACACCAGCCAGATGAACAAAAACTCCCTCTTTTGCAGATGCTTTGCAGGCATTTTGTAAAGTGGAGCCCTTATTATAGTTACCTGAGAACTTCCAAGATGGCAGAAatcaatattttgcattttagctTTAAGTGCTTCATTCCAACTGGAATTTATATAAACCCTCACATGCCTTCATTAGATTGCTTTCTTTCAGCTGCTGGATAAAACACCTTTAAAACTCAGGCTGTTCTTACAGGGGCAGAAATGACCCTGAGAACAAGCCAAATGACACTGACACGCAACAAACGTGGGGGAGGTGTGTGGGCTAGAAGACTAAACTACAGTTTCCAAAAGGCTGCAAGATGCCTTTATTCATCCTCTTGCTTCAAAACAAACCTCTCTGCTGGACTCACCTTAAGGCTAATGCTTGGTTTTATTGGTGCTGGCCTGGAGCTCTTACTGGCATCCCATCCGTAACTCAGCTTCTGTGCGTCCAAATTACTGCCACCTACGATTCAGCGCTGCTTTTGgccccagccagccagcctgtCTGGGGCCGCAgactgaaattaaaacatttcttaaatttGCACTAATTAATAACCATGTAATTCACAGAGTGCAATATAAATCCATCTAGCACCAACTGTCCTCCGCTCCTTTCTCATATTACTTTACACATTCCCAGAAAGATGAGCTACTCTGTAGAAAGAAGAGCTTACAAAAAGTATTCAGAAATACAGAGGCAACTCGTGACTCCTGCCGACACCCCCAGAATGCTTAACATGAGTAATAACACAGCAAAGTTTTAATTCTGTTCAATTTTAGGCATCTGGTACAGATGCTCTGTATGACATATTGCAGAAATCCACTTTGTGCCTGCATAAAGAATATTTAAGGTTATTCAGCTCCTCAGCTTGCCTACTGCTATTCCCTTTATAGACAGATGGCTACTGGAGAGGGCCTGGATATCCCTGACAAAGCAAACACAGATTCTCAGAGTGGCTGCCCACACCGGAAACCCTGGGTCAGGTCCGAAGCTAAGAACCGGAGcagtgtgtctttttttttaggGGCCCTTCACTTCCTCCCATTTGCAAGCGCTCTCACCAAGTTTCAGGGCCACTAGCTTCTATCCCTTCCTTCACCAGTACCCAAAACCTTCAATTTTTCCTGTGTCATCAAAATACTCATAGATGGCATATTAAAGCCAGCATTTTTGGACTGCTACTTTAAATAAGATACACTGGAACAAGAGAAAGTATGGCCCAGTTCTAGTAGTAGTTATCTGACACTTAACAGTTACCATTAAAAACTTTCGAGCTATAGAGAGGATCCAGGGAGGGAGAAATAGCACTTCCTCAAAAAAATG encodes:
- the RARS1 gene encoding arginine--tRNA ligase, cytoplasmic isoform X1 gives rise to the protein MEARVAQAAARLARQENEIKCLTAEIEHLKNFGCLGVSPSLEGLRDENAKLKYRLNFLRKSLQEERSKPVRSMININSCLQEIFGAAIQAAYPDLENPPLVVTPSQQPKFGDYQCNSAMGITQILLKTTEQKVSPREIAEKISKNIPANDCIEKVEIAGPGFINVHLRKDFVSKQLSSLLVNGVQPPALGKRKKVVVDFSSPNIAKEMHVGHLRSTIIGDSMCRLFEFAGYDVLRLNHLGDWGTQFGMLIAHLQDKFPDYLTISPPIGDLQAFYKESKRRFDTEEEFKKRAYQCVVMLQSKNPDFIKAWNLICDVSRKEFQKIYTCLDITLTERGESYYQEMMKDIVQEFEDKGFVQVDDGRKIVFVPGCSVPLTIMKSDGGYTYDTSDLAALRHRLCEEKADIIIYVVDSGQSVHLQTVFAAGQMIGWYDPKVTRVAHAAFGVVLGEDKKKFKTRSGDTVRLIDLLEEGLKRAMDKLKDKERDKVLSEEELRAAQTSVAFGCIKYADLSHNRLNDYVFSFDKMLDDRGNTAAYLLYAFTRIRAIARLASIDEEMLQKAAREEVLILDHEKEWKLGKCLLRFPEIVQKILEDLLLHTLCDYLYELATTFTEFYDNCYCVEKDRQSGQIVKVNMWRLLLCEATAAVMAKGFDILGIKPVQRM
- the RARS1 gene encoding arginine--tRNA ligase, cytoplasmic isoform X2 codes for the protein MININSCLQEIFGAAIQAAYPDLENPPLVVTPSQQPKFGDYQCNSAMGITQILLKTTEQKVSPREIAEKISKNIPANDCIEKVEIAGPGFINVHLRKDFVSKQLSSLLVNGVQPPALGKRKKVVVDFSSPNIAKEMHVGHLRSTIIGDSMCRLFEFAGYDVLRLNHLGDWGTQFGMLIAHLQDKFPDYLTISPPIGDLQAFYKESKRRFDTEEEFKKRAYQCVVMLQSKNPDFIKAWNLICDVSRKEFQKIYTCLDITLTERGESYYQEMMKDIVQEFEDKGFVQVDDGRKIVFVPGCSVPLTIMKSDGGYTYDTSDLAALRHRLCEEKADIIIYVVDSGQSVHLQTVFAAGQMIGWYDPKVTRVAHAAFGVVLGEDKKKFKTRSGDTVRLIDLLEEGLKRAMDKLKDKERDKVLSEEELRAAQTSVAFGCIKYADLSHNRLNDYVFSFDKMLDDRGNTAAYLLYAFTRIRAIARLASIDEEMLQKAAREEVLILDHEKEWKLGKCLLRFPEIVQKILEDLLLHTLCDYLYELATTFTEFYDNCYCVEKDRQSGQIVKVNMWRLLLCEATAAVMAKGFDILGIKPVQRM